A window of Vidua macroura isolate BioBank_ID:100142 chromosome 22, ASM2450914v1, whole genome shotgun sequence contains these coding sequences:
- the KCNJ1 gene encoding ATP-sensitive inward rectifier potassium channel 1 translates to MFSYLRERFTSHLRERSRRRARLVSKDGRCNIEFGNVEQSRFVFLIDIWTTILDLRWRYKMTIFISAFLGSWFLFGLLWYVVAYIHKDLPEFNPSINHTPCVENINGLTSAFLFSLETQVTIGYGFRCVTEQCATAIFLLIFQSILGVIINSFMCGAILAKISRSKNRAKTITFSKNAVISKRGGKLCLLIRVANLRKSLLIGSHIYGKLLKTTITPEGETIILDQVNIEFVVDAGNENLFFISPLTIYHIIDKNSPFFHMAAETLLQQDFELVVFLDGTVEATSATCQVRTSYIPEEVLWGYRFAPIVSKTKEGKYRVDFQNFSKTVAVETPHCAFCLYNEKEAKAKEKKGYDNPGFVLSEVNETSDTKM, encoded by the coding sequence ATGTTCAGCTACCTCCGGGAACGCTTCACCAGCCACCTCCGGGAGCGCAGCCGGCGCCGGGCCAGGCTCGTCTCCAAGGATGGGAGGTGCAACATCGAATTTGGCAACGTGGAACAGTCCAGGTTTGTCTTCCTGATTGACATATGGACAACCATCCTGGACCTCAGGTGGAGGTACAAGATGACCATCTTCATCTCGGCCTTCCTGGGCAGCTGGTTCCTGTTTGGGCTGCTCTGGTACGTCGTGGCCTACATCCACAAAGACCTGCCCGAGTTCAACCCCTCCATCAACCACACCCCCTGCGTGGAGAACATCAACGGCCTCACCTCAgccttcctcttctccctggaGACCCAGGTGACCATCGGGTACGGCTTCAGGTGTGTCACAGAGCAGTGTGCCACTGCCATCTTCCTGCTCATCTTCCAGTCCATCCTGGGTGTCATCATCAACTCCTTCATGTGTGGGGCCATCCTGGCCAAGATTTCCAGGTCCAAAAACCGAGCCAAGACCATCACATTCAGCAAGAACGCTGTCATCAGCAAGCGTGGGGGGAAGCTCTGCCTCCTGATCCGCGTGGCCAACCTCCGCAAGAGCCTGCTGATCGGGAGCCACATCTACGGGAAGCTGCTGAAGACCACCATCACCCCCGAGGGGGAGACCATCATCCTGGACCAGGTCAACATCGAATTCGTAGTGGATGCTGGCAACGAGAATCTCTTCTTCATCTCGCCCCTCACCATTTACCACATCATAGACAAGAACAGCCCCTTCTTCCACATGGCAGCAGAAACCCTTCTGCAGCAGGACTTTGAGCTGGTGGTGTTTTTGGATGGCACCGTGGAGGCCACCAGTGCCACCTGCCAGGTGAGGACATCCTACATCCCCGAGGAGGTGCTCTGGGGGTACCGCTTCGCTCCCATCGTGTCCAAGACCAAAGAAGGGAAATACAGAGTGGACTTCCAGAACTTCAGCAAGACAGTGGCTGTGGAGACTCCCCACTGTGCCTTCTGTCTCTACAATGAGAAGGAAGCCAAAGCCAAAGAGAAGAAAGGTTATGACAATCCTGGCTTTGTCTTGTCTGAAGTCAATGAAACCAGCGACACAAAAATGTAG